Proteins co-encoded in one Firmicutes bacterium CAG:345 genomic window:
- a CDS encoding 50S ribosomal protein L4 (product inferred by homology to UniProt) has translation MNNIVNKDIQLPVVGFDGKELRKITLDSEIFGIEPHMPSVHLAVKVDLANRRQATAKTKTRSEVSGGGKKPWRQKGTGRARAGSSRSPLWRHGGIVFGPTGTQNFKLKMNKLVHNKALLSVLSDKVANNNLIVLDNEDFAKVSTKEGVNFLKSLDVLGKKTLVVLDTYAANLVLSIRNINEVLIVSTDNLSVYDVLNNEKIIITEEAVKCLQGEEEEAI, from the coding sequence ATGAATAATATTGTCAATAAAGATATTCAATTACCAGTAGTTGGTTTTGACGGAAAAGAACTCCGCAAAATCACTCTCGATTCCGAAATCTTCGGCATCGAACCACACATGCCTTCTGTTCATTTAGCTGTTAAGGTCGACTTAGCCAATCGCCGTCAAGCAACAGCTAAAACTAAAACAAGAAGCGAAGTCTCCGGCGGTGGTAAAAAGCCATGGAGACAAAAAGGTACAGGCCGTGCAAGAGCTGGTTCTTCCCGTTCTCCACTTTGGAGACATGGTGGTATAGTCTTTGGCCCTACCGGAACTCAAAATTTCAAACTTAAGATGAACAAGCTTGTTCACAACAAAGCTCTTCTCTCTGTTTTATCTGACAAAGTTGCTAATAACAATCTTATTGTTCTCGACAATGAAGACTTTGCTAAAGTATCAACAAAAGAAGGTGTAAATTTCTTAAAGTCACTTGATGTCTTAGGAAAGAAGACACTTGTTGTCCTTGATACATATGCTGCAAACTTAGTTTTAAGTATCAGAAATATCAATGAAGTTCTTATCGTCAGCACTGATAACTTATCTGTCTACGATGTCTTGAACAACGAAAAGATCATCATCACCGAAGAAGCAGTCAAATGCTTACAAGGCGAAGAAGAGGAGGCTATCTAA
- a CDS encoding 50S ribosomal protein L3 (product inferred by homology to UniProt) has protein sequence MKEIIGRKIGMTSVFATDGTMYPVTVIEVLPNVVTQKKTIENDGYEALQIGYEDKKEQRANKPEKGIFAKANTTPKYFLREIKGDEIYNHEVGESVTVDVFKAGEIVDVTAVSKGHGYSGVIKKYGKHIGPKGHGSGYHRQIGSLATNGRCNNRVHPGKKMSGHYGNVQRTISNLLVVSVDASKNCILIKGSVPGPKKSILKIKTSAKLGNKTKAVKPLVSYAD, from the coding sequence ATGAAAGAAATTATCGGTAGAAAAATCGGTATGACTTCAGTCTTTGCTACGGACGGTACGATGTATCCTGTCACCGTTATCGAAGTCTTACCTAACGTTGTCACTCAAAAGAAGACCATTGAAAACGATGGATACGAAGCTCTTCAAATTGGTTATGAGGACAAAAAAGAGCAAAGAGCTAACAAACCTGAAAAAGGTATCTTCGCTAAAGCAAATACAACTCCAAAATATTTCCTTCGCGAAATCAAAGGCGATGAAATTTACAATCATGAAGTTGGTGAAAGCGTCACAGTTGATGTCTTTAAAGCTGGCGAAATCGTCGATGTAACTGCTGTCAGCAAAGGACATGGTTACAGCGGTGTTATTAAGAAATATGGAAAACACATCGGCCCTAAAGGTCATGGATCTGGTTATCACAGACAAATCGGTTCTTTAGCTACTAATGGTCGTTGCAATAACCGTGTTCATCCTGGCAAAAAGATGTCTGGTCATTACGGAAATGTTCAACGCACAATTAGCAATCTCTTAGTTGTCTCTGTTGATGCCAGTAAGAACTGCATACTCATCAAAGGTTCTGTTCCTGGTCCAAAGAAATCTATTCTTAAGATCAAGACTTCTGCCAAACTTGGTAATAAGACAAAGGCAGTTAAACCATTGGTTAGCTATGCTGATTAA
- a CDS encoding 30S ribosomal protein S10 (product inferred by homology to UniProt) produces MPTKTSRIRIRLKAYDHKVLDLSVSKIVDVAEKTGAEVVGPIPLPTERQIYTILRSPFVHKDSREQFEIRTHKRLIYINKPGKQTIEALKRMDLPSGVDFDVQF; encoded by the coding sequence CAAAAACTAGCAGAATCCGCATCCGTCTTAAAGCTTACGATCACAAGGTCTTAGACCTTTCCGTCAGCAAGATTGTCGATGTGGCAGAAAAAACTGGAGCCGAGGTCGTCGGCCCAATTCCACTCCCAACGGAGCGTCAAATTTATACGATCTTACGTTCACCATTTGTCCACAAGGATTCCCGTGAACAGTTCGAAATCAGAACACACAAGCGGTTGATTTACATCAACAAGCCCGGTAAACAGACTATCGAAGCCTTAAAGAGAATGGATCTCCCTTCTGGTGTTGACTTCGATGTCCAATTCTAG